From Pandoraea vervacti, the proteins below share one genomic window:
- the adeC gene encoding AdeC/AdeK/OprM family multidrug efflux complex outer membrane factor has protein sequence MKHKALPIALAAAFLAGCTLAPTYERPEAPVATSFPTGPAYKTPAAANQNGATDSNVVAAELGWREFFTDPRLQKLIEIALQNNRDLRVSMLNVEAARAQYQIQRSALLPSVGAAGQASVQRSPADLSSSGRAGISRSYQVGVGFTSYELDLFGRIQSLKDQALETYLASEDTAKAAHMTLVSEVATAYLTWLADQELLKLTQDTLKSQQSSYDLTKRSYEVGTASGLDLRQAQTPVDTARANFAQYTRQVAQDENALALLIGQPLPADLPPGRPLDGQGLLADLPAGLPSDLLLRRPDVTAAEHTLKGANANIGAARAAFFPSISLTASAGTASASLSNLFKGGQGAWSFAPTITLPIFAGGQNIANLDLAKVQKRIEIANYEKSIQTAFREVSDGLAARGTLDDQIAAQESLVKASDESYKLSDMRYRRGVDSYLNALVAQRSLYASQQTLIATRLARWTNLVTLYKALGGGWEEHSVPANAGGASEPTASAASSS, from the coding sequence ATGAAGCACAAAGCATTGCCGATTGCCTTGGCGGCAGCGTTCCTGGCAGGCTGTACCCTCGCGCCGACCTATGAGCGGCCCGAGGCGCCGGTCGCCACATCGTTCCCCACCGGCCCGGCTTACAAGACGCCCGCCGCAGCGAACCAGAACGGCGCCACCGACAGCAATGTCGTGGCGGCCGAGCTGGGCTGGCGCGAGTTCTTTACCGACCCGCGTTTGCAAAAACTGATCGAGATCGCGTTGCAGAACAACCGCGACCTGCGCGTCTCGATGCTCAATGTCGAAGCGGCGCGTGCGCAGTACCAGATCCAGCGCTCGGCGCTGCTGCCCTCGGTGGGGGCGGCAGGTCAGGCGTCGGTGCAGCGCTCGCCGGCGGACTTGTCGTCGTCGGGACGTGCGGGCATCAGCCGCAGCTATCAGGTGGGCGTGGGGTTCACGTCGTACGAACTCGACCTGTTCGGTCGTATCCAGAGCCTGAAGGATCAGGCGTTGGAGACGTATCTGGCGAGCGAGGACACGGCCAAGGCAGCGCATATGACGCTCGTCTCGGAAGTGGCGACGGCCTATCTCACGTGGCTGGCCGATCAGGAGTTGCTCAAGCTCACGCAGGACACGCTCAAGAGCCAGCAATCGTCGTATGACCTGACCAAGCGCAGCTACGAGGTGGGCACGGCTTCCGGGCTGGATCTGCGTCAGGCGCAAACGCCGGTCGATACGGCGCGGGCGAACTTCGCGCAGTACACGCGTCAGGTGGCGCAGGACGAGAACGCGCTGGCGCTGCTCATCGGCCAGCCGTTGCCGGCCGATCTGCCGCCGGGGCGTCCGCTCGACGGGCAGGGCCTGCTGGCCGATCTGCCCGCCGGGCTGCCGTCGGACCTGCTCCTGCGACGTCCGGACGTGACGGCGGCCGAGCACACGCTCAAGGGCGCCAACGCGAATATCGGCGCAGCACGCGCGGCCTTCTTCCCGTCGATTTCGCTGACGGCGAGTGCAGGGACCGCGAGCGCGTCGCTGAGCAACCTGTTCAAGGGCGGGCAGGGCGCCTGGTCGTTCGCGCCGACCATTACGTTGCCGATTTTCGCGGGCGGGCAGAACATCGCCAACCTCGATCTGGCCAAGGTGCAAAAGCGTATCGAGATCGCCAACTACGAGAAGTCGATTCAGACGGCGTTCCGCGAAGTGTCCGACGGGCTGGCCGCACGCGGCACGCTCGATGATCAGATCGCGGCGCAGGAGTCGCTGGTCAAGGCGAGCGACGAGAGCTACAAACTCTCGGACATGCGTTACCGCCGGGGCGTGGACAGCTATCTGAACGCGCTTGTGGCACAGCGCTCGCTGTATGCGTCGCAGCAAACGCTGATCGCGACGCGTCTGGCGCGCTGGACCAATCTGGTCACGCTGTACAAGGCGCTCGGCGGCGGTTGGGAAGAGCACAGTGTGCCGGCGAATGCCGGCGGTGCATCGGAACCCACGGCGTCGGCGGCATCGTCGTCGTGA